A genomic segment from Candidatus Brocadia sinica JPN1 encodes:
- a CDS encoding sigma-54-dependent transcriptional regulator yields MKTNGTKILVVDDEIGYRKVLNNVLTERGFHVKTAASGEEALAELKKQEFPLVIIDMKLPGGIDGLELLQRIKGTYNSSVLIMTAYGGIETAVEAMRRGAFNYITKPFNLDEIILNIDRMIAQQKIIEENKYLHSELEKVYGLKKIVGSSKEIQKVLDMISRVAFSSATVLITGESGTGKELVARAIHFTGNRKDEKFVVINCATLSENLLESELFGHVKGAFTGAIKDKKGLFEEADSGTLFMDEIGDIPKSVQAKILRVLQEGEFISLGDTATKKVDVRIIAATNQDLLQRVQEKEFREDLYYRLNVINIRMPPLRERKEDIPLLVKHFIEKYNKKENKQIKGISPEVETEFYTYHWPGNVRELENVIERAITLTNEDVISINVILPLVKKEGRTEFVGDDLLSQPYKEARRKALDAFNVKYITNVLNKTSGNVTNAAKESEIERQYLQRMLKRYNIKSKDIF; encoded by the coding sequence ATGAAAACGAACGGGACAAAAATATTGGTCGTAGACGATGAGATTGGCTACCGGAAGGTGCTGAACAACGTATTGACAGAGCGTGGCTTCCATGTCAAAACAGCAGCATCAGGAGAAGAGGCACTGGCAGAACTGAAAAAACAGGAATTTCCCCTTGTCATCATAGACATGAAACTCCCGGGGGGAATTGATGGATTGGAATTACTTCAAAGAATCAAAGGGACGTATAACTCTTCCGTGCTGATAATGACTGCCTATGGAGGAATAGAGACGGCGGTTGAGGCAATGAGGCGGGGCGCCTTTAATTACATTACAAAGCCCTTCAATCTCGATGAGATCATCCTCAATATCGACCGCATGATTGCACAGCAGAAGATTATTGAAGAGAATAAATATCTCCATTCCGAACTGGAAAAGGTCTATGGACTGAAAAAGATTGTGGGAAGTTCCAAAGAAATACAGAAGGTGCTGGACATGATTTCAAGGGTTGCTTTTAGCTCTGCTACTGTACTGATTACCGGCGAGAGCGGCACGGGAAAGGAACTTGTAGCGAGGGCGATCCATTTTACCGGGAATCGGAAAGACGAGAAATTCGTAGTAATTAATTGCGCCACATTATCTGAAAATCTCCTGGAAAGTGAATTATTTGGCCATGTGAAAGGAGCCTTTACCGGCGCCATCAAAGACAAAAAAGGCCTTTTTGAAGAGGCTGACAGCGGTACCCTGTTTATGGACGAGATTGGTGATATCCCAAAATCGGTGCAGGCAAAAATTCTAAGGGTTTTACAGGAAGGAGAGTTTATTTCACTTGGGGACACCGCTACCAAGAAAGTGGATGTGCGTATTATTGCGGCAACAAACCAGGATTTATTACAGCGAGTACAGGAAAAGGAATTTCGGGAAGATTTGTATTATCGCTTAAATGTAATCAATATCAGGATGCCTCCATTACGTGAGAGAAAAGAGGATATCCCCTTATTGGTAAAACATTTTATCGAAAAGTATAACAAAAAGGAAAATAAGCAGATCAAAGGGATTTCTCCCGAAGTAGAAACGGAATTTTATACTTACCATTGGCCTGGCAACGTCCGTGAACTGGAAAACGTTATAGAAAGAGCGATTACCCTTACAAACGAAGATGTAATATCGATAAACGTAATATTGCCGCTGGTAAAAAAAGAAGGGCGAACGGAGTTTGTCGGCGATGATTTACTTTCTCAGCCTTACAAAGAGGCACGCAGAAAGGCGCTCGATGCATTCAATGTAAAATATATAACGAACGTGCTGAATAAAACGAGTGGAAACGTGACAAATGCTGCGAAGGAGAGCGAAATAGAGCGTCAATATCTCCAGCGCATGCTGAAGAGATATAATATTAAATCGAAGGATATTTTTTAA